A single region of the Salvia miltiorrhiza cultivar Shanhuang (shh) chromosome 8, IMPLAD_Smil_shh, whole genome shotgun sequence genome encodes:
- the LOC130999675 gene encoding probable disease resistance protein At1g58602 yields MAEAVVSMALETLRDLLLEEARFLYGVSDEVKELEIQLKEMKCLLKDADRRRHESETILNWISEIKDLVYRAEAAIERHAAYQVLARRRRGLRQLVRRCSCSLEEGYSLHQLGSEISPIKSRLERINKEMIESGIKKSIINNTDGGESSSANNRARKSFPEFEIGDCFVGMEDELKQLRNLLRQDNEDRVISVWGMGGSGKTTIAKKLYNETNTSFDLSAWVCITQQCQGFQSVWEDVLKQLDPQIKEDLNLNQSQLKERLCKIQRDKRCLIVVDDLWKVADWNELKHPFLVQNLQSKILITTREQEVAEIGCPVKLGLLKEEDALELLKNKAFPHTNIPDFASEEKFEKIGKEMVKKCGNLPLAISLLGGVLRTKKSIKEWELVNEDIKAFIYRGESEIDGVLNLSYESLPYYLKPCFLYMGLFQEDETISSMELYRMWIAQGMVSYENIHDRDKTLTEIAELYLGELASRSIVQVEINDGVTTGRRYSSCKLHDVVRELSLKLGKREDFGVLSLEYQTGKLTTSLRHMKMQHLAIHFRREVEPEPVELGEDVSKHLRSLHIFNHVSSLFAVKFPSQSIFDFQKFKLLRDLAIIGFKFEGRKLPKGITNLVHLKCLRLEECEFDKLPSSIRNLVYMDTLDLSFSWDVRVPNVFKEMLRLKHLVLPPLYKRGVRSYQLRSYRLTLDEEVVELESLLGLDSRVHELKCMSKMKNLQRFDASIHDNESLSAIMNAIATNWNKLVFCSVEIMGDCELGTNEGVLTLKKAFTCPNLHFLSIEVKLGNVLSECGSAFNSSKLTNLALVECEIEDDPMGILGKLPCLKQLGLWGKSFVGEEMTCPSNSFPRLKKLFLYLLPKLREWRVEAGAMPLLYELKIDDCSSLKMLPDGLSGISTLRKLEITGMAEMGKRVSASGEDFHKVSHVPSIIIQDDD; encoded by the exons ATGGCAGAAGCAGTGGTGTCGATGGCTCTAGAAACCTTGCGCGATTTGTTGTTGGAAGAAGCAAGGTTTTTATATGGTGTGAGCGATGAAGTGAAGGAGCTCGAGATCCAGCTCAAAGAGATGAAGTGTCTGCTTAAAGATGCCGATAGAAGACGACATGAAAGCGAAACCATTTTGAATTGGATCTCGGAGATCAAAGATCTTGTGTACAGAGCAGAAGCTGCCATTGAAAGACACGCAGCTTATCAAGTGTTGGCAAGGAGAAGACGAGGCCTGAGACAGCTCGTTCGCAGATGTAGTTGTAGTTTGGAAGAAGGCTACTCGCTCCACCAACTAGGCTCGGAGATTTCACCAATCAAATCCCGACTTGAAAGGATAAACAAGGAAATGATAGAGAGTGGCATAAAGAAGAGCATCATCAACAATACAGATGGAGGGGAGAGCTCGTCTGCCAACAACAGGGCACGGAAGAGCTTCCCCGAATTCGAGATCGGAGACTGTTTCGTGGGGATGGAGGATGAGCTGAAGCAGCTTCGTAATCTCCTCAGGCAAGACAACGAGGATAGAGTTATATCAGTGTGGGGAATGGGGGGATCAGGCAAGACCACCATTGCCAAAAAGCTCTACAACGAGACCAACACCAGCTTTGATCTTTCCGCATGGGTTTGCATCACTCAGCAATGTCAGGGTTTTCAATCGGTTTGGGAGGATGTTCTGAAGCAGCTAGACCCACAAATAAAGGAGGACCTGAACCTGAACCAGTCTCAGTTGAAGGAGCGACTATGCAAGATACAAAGAGACAAGCGTTGCCTCATTGTTGTTGACGATCTATGGAAAGTTGCTGATTGGAATGAGTTGAAGCATCCCTTCCTTGTCCAGAATTTGCAAAGCAAAATCTTGATCACCACGCGCGAACAGGAAGTTGCAGAGATTGGATGCCCAGTAAAACTTGGGCTTCTAAAAGAGGAAGATGCTTTGGAACTACTCAAGAACAAAGCCTTTCCACATACCAACATTCCAG ATTTTGCATCTGAAGAAAAGTTTGAGAAAAttggaaaagaaatggtgaagaaATGTGGGAATTTGCCATTGGCAATTTCTTTACTCGGTGGGGTCTTGAGAACGAAAAAATCGATCAAGGAGTGGGAGTtagtaaatgaggatatcaaaGCATTCATATATAGAGGTGAAAGTGAGATTGATGGAGTGCTGAATTTAAGCTATGAAAGTCTACCCTATTATTTGAAGCCTTGCTTTCTCTATATGGGTTTATTTCAAGAGGACGAAACCATAAGTTCTATGGAGCTATATAGGATGTGGATAGCACAGGGCATGGTTTCATATGAGAATATTCATGACAGGGACAAAACTTTGACTGAAATCGCGGAGCtctacttgggggagttggccTCTAGATCCATTGTCCAAGTTGAAATTAACGATGGTGTCACAACTGGAAGAAGATATTCGAGCTGCAAACTTCATGATGTAGTAAGAGAGCTAAGTTTAAAATTGGGGAAAAGGGAGGATTTTGGTGTTCTGAGTTTGGAGTACCAAACTGGGAAACTTACTACCTCACTACGGCATATGAAAATGCAACATTTGGCTATCCATTTCAGAAGAGAAGTCGAACCGGAACCTGTCGAGCTTGGAGAAGATGTTAGCAAACACTTAAGGTCTCTTCATATATTCAATCACGTGAGTAGCCTTTTTGCTGTTAAGTTTCCCTCGCAGAGTATCTTTGATTTtcagaaattcaaattgctcagaGATCTTGCTATCATCGGATTCAAATTTGAAGGTAGAAAGTTACCAAAAGGAATCACTAATCTTGTTCACCTTAAATGTTTGCGTTTAGAAGAATGTGAATTTGACAAGCTACCGTCGTCCATTAGGAATTTGGTATACATGGATACCCTTGATTTAAGTTTTTCGTGGGATGTTAGAGTTCCAAATGTTTTTAAGGAGATGCTACGTTTAAAACACTTGGTTCTTCCTCCTCTTTATAAGAGGGGAGTTAGAAGTTATCAATTAAGAAGTTATCGATTAACATTGGACGAGGAAGTGGTTGAGTTGGAGAGCTTGCTGGGGTTGGATAGTAGAGTGCacgaattaaaatgtatgaGCAAAATGAAGAATCTCCAACGCTTTGATGCAAGCATACACGACAATGAAAGCTTGTCAGCTATCATGAATGCCATTGCTACCAATTGGAACAAGTTAGTCTTTTGTTCAGTTGAAATCATGGGGGATTGTGAGTTAGGAACAAATGAGGGAGTGTTAACGTTGAAGAAGGCTTTCACATGTCCCAATCTTCATTTCTTGTCGATTGAAGTTAAGTTGGGGAATGTGCTATCTGAGTGCGGGAGTGCATTCAACAGCTCTAAACTTACAAATTTGGCCCTAGTAGAATGTGAGATTGAGGATGATCCAATGGGAATACTGGGGAAGCTTCCTTGCTTGAAACAATTGGGGTTATGGGGGAAATCATTTGTGGGGGAGGAGATGACGTGTCCATCAAACAGTTTTCCTCGCCTCAAGAAGCTCTTTCTATATCTATTACCAAAGTTGAGGGAGTGGAGAGTGGAGGCAGGAGCCATGCCCCTTCTCTATGAATTGAAGATCGATGATTGTTCCAGTCTGAAGATGCTTCCAGATGGTTTGAGTGGCATTTCTACTCTTCGGAAACTGGAGATTACTGGAATGGCGGAAATGGGGAAGAGGGTATCGGCATCAGGAGAGGATTTCCACAAAGTCAGCCATGTCCCTTCAATTATCATCCAAGATGATGACTAG
- the LOC130999677 gene encoding thiocyanate methyltransferase 1-like isoform X2: protein MRFSLIPKFYYSPALRLLPPYYRSIRFNDMSTDLPEPKPPITAAEKVKKFQEVFHSTNSWDKCWDEGLTPWDLGSPTPVLVHLHNTGSLPKGRALVPGCGSGYDVVAIACAECHVVGLDVSDNAIKKAMELMSGSPKAEHCTFLKTDFFTWCPDQPFDLIFDYTFFCAIEPELRSLWAKKISDLLKPDGELITLMYPIDDHEGGPPFKVSVADYEEALHPVGFEAMDISENELAIAPRKGREKLGRWRRSLRHASL, encoded by the exons ATGCGATTTTCCCTCATTCCCAAATTCTACTATTCACCTGCACTTCGACTTCTCCCACCTTACTACCGTTCAATTCGCTTCAACGATATGTCAACTGATTTACCGGAACCAAAACCCCCAATCACTGCTGCTGAGAAGGTCAAGAAATTTCAAGAAGTTTTTCACTCTACCA ATAGTTGGGACAAATGCTGGGACGAAGGTCTGACGCCTTGGGATTTGGGGAGCCCTACCCCAGTTCTTGTGCACCTTCACAACACTGGATCCCTTCCCAAGGGCAGAGCTCTTGTTCCTGGCTGCGGTAGT GGTTATGATGTGGTGGCGATTGCGTGTGCTGAGTGTCATGTTGTAGGTCTGGACGTATCGGACAATGCCATTAAGAAAGCAATGGAA TTGATGTCTGGCTCACCAAAGGCAGAGCACTGTACTTTCTTAAAGACAGACTTCTTTACTTGGTGTCCGGATCAGCCATTTGATCTCATTTTCGATTACAC GTTTTTCTGTGCCATCGAACCCGAGCTAAGATCATTGTGGGCCAAGAAAATATCCGATCTTCTAAAACCGGATGGGGAGCTCATAACACTAATGTATCCG ATCGATGATCACGAGGGCGGCCCTCCATTTAAAGTATCAGTTGCCGA TTATGAAGAGGCGTTGCATCCCGTTGGTTTCGAAGCAATGGATATTTCAGAGAATGAGTTGGCCATTGCACCTCGGAAG GGGCGAGAGAAGCTAGGGAGATGGAGAAGATCTCTACGCCACGCCTCGCTTTGA
- the LOC130999677 gene encoding thiocyanate methyltransferase 1-like isoform X1: MRFSLIPKFYYSPALRLLPPYYRSIRFNDMSTDLPEPKPPITAAEKVKKFQEVFHSTNSWDKCWDEGLTPWDLGSPTPVLVHLHNTGSLPKGRALVPGCGSGYDVVAIACAECHVVGLDVSDNAIKKAMELMSGSPKAEHCTFLKTDFFTWCPDQPFDLIFDYTFFCAIEPELRSLWAKKISDLLKPDGELITLMYPIDDHEGGPPFKVSVADYEEALHPVGFEAMDISENELAIAPRKVNRLRVESLACCLDGVWLRFISVWQNKLLNSGNPKMSSLNSWQGREKLGRWRRSLRHASL, translated from the exons ATGCGATTTTCCCTCATTCCCAAATTCTACTATTCACCTGCACTTCGACTTCTCCCACCTTACTACCGTTCAATTCGCTTCAACGATATGTCAACTGATTTACCGGAACCAAAACCCCCAATCACTGCTGCTGAGAAGGTCAAGAAATTTCAAGAAGTTTTTCACTCTACCA ATAGTTGGGACAAATGCTGGGACGAAGGTCTGACGCCTTGGGATTTGGGGAGCCCTACCCCAGTTCTTGTGCACCTTCACAACACTGGATCCCTTCCCAAGGGCAGAGCTCTTGTTCCTGGCTGCGGTAGT GGTTATGATGTGGTGGCGATTGCGTGTGCTGAGTGTCATGTTGTAGGTCTGGACGTATCGGACAATGCCATTAAGAAAGCAATGGAA TTGATGTCTGGCTCACCAAAGGCAGAGCACTGTACTTTCTTAAAGACAGACTTCTTTACTTGGTGTCCGGATCAGCCATTTGATCTCATTTTCGATTACAC GTTTTTCTGTGCCATCGAACCCGAGCTAAGATCATTGTGGGCCAAGAAAATATCCGATCTTCTAAAACCGGATGGGGAGCTCATAACACTAATGTATCCG ATCGATGATCACGAGGGCGGCCCTCCATTTAAAGTATCAGTTGCCGA TTATGAAGAGGCGTTGCATCCCGTTGGTTTCGAAGCAATGGATATTTCAGAGAATGAGTTGGCCATTGCACCTCGGAAGGTAAATCGACTCCGTGTGGAATCTCTCGCATGTTGCTTAGATGGTGTTTGGCTGAGATTTataagtgtttggcaaaataagctcttaaacagcgGGAATCCTAAAATGTCGTCGTTGAATTCATGGCAGGGGCGAGAGAAGCTAGGGAGATGGAGAAGATCTCTACGCCACGCCTCGCTTTGA